A region of Ictidomys tridecemlineatus isolate mIctTri1 chromosome 4, mIctTri1.hap1, whole genome shotgun sequence DNA encodes the following proteins:
- the LOC144376931 gene encoding uncharacterized protein LOC144376931, with amino-acid sequence MTCCGCSGGCGSSCGGCGSSCGGCGSSCCKPVCCCKPVCCCVPACSCSSCGSCGGCKGGCSSCGGCKSSCCQSSCCKPCCCQESCCKSSCKPCCCQSSCCKPCCCQSSCCKPCCCQDSCCKSSCCKPCCCQSSCCKSSCCKPCCCQDSCCKSSCCKPCCCQDSCCKSSCCKPCCCQDSCCKSSCCKPCCCQDSCCKSSCCKPCCCQDSCCKSSCCKPCCCQSSCCKPCCCQDNCCKPCCCAPICCQCKI; translated from the coding sequence atgaccTGCTGTGGCTGCTCCGGGGGCTGTGGCTCCAGCTGTGGGGGCTGTGGCTCCAGCTGTGGGGGCTGTGgctccagctgctgcaagcccgtGTGCTGCTGCAAGCCCGTGTGCTGCTGTGTGCCAGCCTGTTCCTGCTCCAGCTGTGGCTCCTGTGGGGGCTGCAAGGGGGGCTGTAGCTCCTGTGGAGgctgcaagtccagctgctgTCAatccagctgctgcaagccctgctgctgccaggaaagctgctgcaagtccagctgcaagccctgctgctgccagtccagctgctgcaagccctgctgctgccagtccagctgctgcaagccctgctgctgccaggacagctgctgcaagtccagctgctgcaagccctgctgctgccagtccagctgctgcaagtccagctgctgcaagccctgttGCTGCCAGGATAgctgctgcaagtccagctgctgcaagccctgttGCTGCCAGGATAgctgctgcaagtccagctgctgcaagccctgctgctgccaggacagctgctgcaagtccagctgctgcaagccctgttGCTGCCAGGATAgctgctgcaagtccagctgctgcaagccctgctgctgccaggacagctgctgcaagtccagctgctgcaagccctgctgctgccagtccagctgctgcaagccctgctgctgccaggacaactgctgcaagccctgctgctgtGCCCCTATTTGCTGTCAGTGCAAGATCTGA